CTGTAATTTATCAATAGAGTAAGGGATGGCCTTTCCGTTTTCCATGGACACCAAAGAGCCGTTCTGCCTCTGGGGAATATCGCCTTTCATTGGCTGATACTCCATAAAGCGATGTGTCATGATTGCTTCCCCTGCGGTTGCGGTTAACAATTGATTCCGCAAGCCGATGATCCCTCTTGATGGAATTAGGAATTCGCAAACCATTCGCTCTCCTTTGGCTTCCATACCTATCATCTCACCTTTTCGAATAGAGACCATTTCCACTGCTTTTCCCGAAACACTCTCGGGGAGGTCGATGGTCAGCTGCTCAACAGGTTCGCATTTCACACCGTCAAACTCTCTGATTATCACCTGTGGCTGCCCGATCTGAACTTCGTAGCCTTCTCTCCTCATCGTTTCAATCAGGACTGAAAGGTGAAGAACTCCTCTTCCGAAGACCATAAACTTATCGGCACTATCGGTTTCTTCCACTCTTAATGCCAGGTTTTTCTCCAACTCCTTTTCCAGGCGCTCCTTGATGTGTCTAGATGTGACAAATTTGCCATCCTGCCCAAAGAACGGACTGTCATTGATGGTGAACAACATGCTCATGGTGGGCTCATCAATGGCAATAGTTTTCAATCCCTGCGGATCTTCAACGTCAGCTACTGTATCCCCAATATCAAAGCCTTCGAGTCCGACCAGGGCACAAATATCTCCGGTAGCCACTTCTTGCACCTTTATTTTCCCAAGGCCTTCAAAGGTATACAGCTCCTTGATCTTAGATTTTACCTTGCTCCCATCCCTTTTTACCAAAACAATGGACTGACCTTCCTTTAAACTGCCTCTTTGCAATCTCCCGATTGCGATTCGGCCTGTGAAAGAAGAGTAATCTAGGGAAGTGATCAGCATTTGAGTATTTCCCTGTTCCGGTTTAAAGCTGGGAATATGCTCAAGGACCATTTCCAACAAAGGCTCAATGCTATCTGTAGGTTTTTTCCAATCTTCACTCATCCAATTGTGCTTGGCAGAACCATAGACCACCGGGAAATCGAGCTGCCATTCTTCTGCACCCAGTTCATACATCAGATCGAATACCTTTTCATGAACTTCTTCAGGCGTACAGTTTTCCTTATCCACCTTGTTGATCACCACACAGGGTTTTAATCCGAGGTTCAACGCCTTTTGTAAGACAAAACGGGTTTGAGGCATAGGGCCTTCAAAGGCATCTACGAGTAACAAAACACCGTCGGCCATGTTCAAAACCCTTTCTACTTCACCACCAAAGTCTGCGTGACCAGGAGTATCGATAATATTGATCTTAGTATCCTTGTAGGTAACTGATACATTTTTAGAAACAATGGTAATTCCTCTTTCCCTTTCCAGATCGTTATTGTCCAGAATAAGGTCGCCTGTCTTTTCATTTTCACGAAAGAGCTGGCAATAATGAAGTATTTTATCAACCAGGGTAGTCTTTCCGTGGTCAACGTGGGCAATAATTGCAATGTTCTTAGTAGTAGACATCTTTATGTTTTGAGCCGGCAAAGATACTGCTATTTTCGGCAGCTGTATACAAAGTTGTCATTTTTTTAGTTTACTGGTTTAGAGCACTTTCCAGAGAGTGATAGCTGCTAAATCTAATCCTGGATACGTCCCTTCTCATCTTCAAGGCCGGTCTTCCTGGAGCGAGCCTTCTTGATTTCCTTTCTGCCAAAATCATAGGTAAGGCTAAATGCGACTTGCCGACTGTCACTCCCACCGCTTCCGTCGATAAAGAGATCCCCAAATTGGGTAGTACCTCGCCACGGAATGGTATACAGTATATCGTTAAAAGACAGTCTTCCGGTGAGCCTATCCTGAAAAAATTTCTTTTGAAACGCAAGGTTTAATGAGCCCAAAGAGGCAGTTTGGTAAGTACCTCCCCATACGGAAGGGGAGCTGTACCAGCCGGAAACCTCCATACGCAGTCCTTTTGGCAGGGAAAAAGTATTCTGTATGTAAAAGCTAAGTGTTTCCTGTTTTACCGGTAAAAATTCCGGGCTATTAGCCTTGTAATTACTGATGTATGCATTGAGACTAAAATAGACATTCCACCAGTCCTTAATGTTCTTAGGATATGAAATCCCAAAGTTAACGATCTCCTGATCGGCCACATTTAAGGTAGTCAGGAAATTTCGGCTCGCCCCATCGGCAACCGTTACCTGAGCAAAAAAGTCAGAAATATAACTATAGCTTATTGAGGTGGTTAACCTGTAATTATACGTATGGGATAGTTTTAAGTTATCGGTGTACTGTGGCTGTAAAAAAGGATTACCCAATCTGCTGCTCAATTCGTCTATTTTAAACTCAAAAGGGTTTAAAGAAGCGTAATTAGGACGTTGAATTCGCTTGCTGTAGGTAAAAGCAAATTGATTTTTAGGCGAGGCCTGATAGGTTAAACCGCCTGAGGGGAAGAAATTGGTGTAATTTCTTTTTACCCGTGAATCCTGATTTACCTGCGCACTTTCAAGATTCCCATCTGATATGGTATTCTCCATTCTCAGGCCCATTTGTAAATTCCATTTGTCCCATTTTTTATTGTAGTTGAAATAAGCTGCGTTGATCCTTTCTTCATAGTCAAATTGATTGCTCTGTGTGGTGTCAAATATATCCTGCCCATTCTCGATATTAAAAAAGTTAAAGATGTTATTGGTTTTGATGTAGGATAATTTAAAGCCCAGTGCCAGCACCCCATTTAGCAAGTTTTGCTCGTAGTCTGTTTTAAAGGTCACAATGTCTATGTCTATTGGGGTCTCCTGTCTTGTGATCAATTCCCTGATCACCTGTGTTTCATTTCCATTAAAATAAACATTGGGTTGAAAGGCATTCCTGTCACTGTTGTATTTTCCATAGTCGAGATCTACATTCAGGCTTACTCCCAGCGTATCAGCGTATCGGTAATTGAGGTTCCCGTTAATATTATAAGACAAATTTGAAGTTCGGTTATTGGCGATTAAAACGCTGTCATTTTGCATGGCCCCAACACTTCTTATAGGTGTCCTGGAATTATTGATCCCGTAGCCATTGTTGAAATTACCGTCAAATATGGCCCCAAACGTACTCTTTTTAGTGGCATAGAGGTCGTAACCCAACTTTACATTATTGCTATTCTGATCGTAAATGCTGTTGGTTCGTGCCCCAAAACTGGTTCCCGATTGTTCCCTTAACAAATTGAGGAAGTTGGTGCTCTTTCCAAATCGATTACTGTAAGTACCGTAAAAATTTCCCTTCTTACCCCTCGAATTAAAATTCACACTGGAATTATACCGGCCAAAATCGCCAACTGTTACACCTGCCGTCACGGTTCCGTTCGTACCCAGGCTTTTATCCTTAACCAGTTTAATATTGATGATGCCTGCGTTCCCGGCAGCATCGTATTTAGATGAAGGCTGAGTAATGATTTCTATGGCTTCAATATCCGTGGCTTGCAGACTCTCCAGATAATTGATGAGATCTTCACCCTGGAGAAGAGAAATCTTGTTATCGATAAAGATTTGCACTCCGGTCTTTCCTTCTACGATAATTCCACCGTTGTTATCGACAATAACTCCGGGGGCTTTCCGCAAGAGTTCAAAAGCACTTGTACCCGTGGCATTGATCGTATTCTGTACGTTAAAAACTGTTTTATCAGCCATAACCTGAACCATTGGTTTTTCGGCTACAACCGTAACTTCATCAAGGTTTTCTGCGCTAAATTCCAGGACAAGGGTCCCCAGATTCAAAGAAGTACCATCAAACAGGATCTTCTGCTGATAGTCTTTATAACCCATATTAGAAATGTTGAGCAGATACTCATTTTTTGAAATGTTGCTGATCAGAAAAGTGCCATCTTCATTGGTGATTACAGCTTTTACGAGGCTCGAATCCTGTACGCGATTTAAGGTTACTGCGGCGAATGCAAGGAATTCTTTGTCCTGCGATTGAACACGGCCGCTAATGGTTTGGCCATACTGAACAAAGGAAGTGAGGAATAGTAGAATAAATACAAATAATCTCATAATGAGCTGTTTTTAATAGATGGTCAAATATCCTTTAACCCTGAACACTTAAAAAGTACAACCTGACGAATCGCCCTATAGGCAGTTTAATGGAAAGGACCATCTAACCTCGTATAGGACCATTCATCGAATGTCACTTTTAACCAGCTAATTCGAAACTTATATTTGATTTCAATTCAAAATAATCACAATGAAAGCATTATTAATTATATCATTCCTACTCTCTTGTCTGATTGGTGTTGCTCAGGATAAGGAGTATTTAACCATAGAGTTAGAAGGGGGACAGAAAAATGAAGTCAGCTACCCACCGGGAACAGAATACTATTTATTTGATAAGCAGGGAAATTTTGTTTTAGCAGAAGGTGATCTGAATGAGCCATTTGTAATAAACTCTCAACACACTTTAATTGTATCACCCAAATACAAAAAAGACACAGACAAGTTTGTAATAAGAGCAGGCAGAATTTTAATGAAGGAACTTGAAGTTACGGACTCCAGTGTTTCTGATTCCGGTCAAAACGATAATTACAATGGACAGCTAACGGTCCGGAAAGAGTATTTTGATTCGAATTTACAAGGACAACGAAATTTATTATTGGTTTTCAATAATGGTTTAGTTTTTCGTTATTTTGATGGGGAAGCAAGAGCATGGTATAACAACGATGAAGTTACAGTAGAGGGTGAATTCCTGGTGGAAATTCCCGAGGGAACCGCCAAGATCAGTTACAATCCTTTCTCTGGAGAAACATGGTGGGTGATAGACGACTCCGAGAATAATAAATAAGAAAAGAAAATACTAACTTTTAAATTATGAACAACAAGATCCAATCAAAAGAAATCGTTGGTGTTTTCCTATTTTACTTCCTTTTTGCCTTTTTGTATCATATCACCTTAAAGTACAATGGATATGGTTTTACTCAGGAGGCTTTTGAACAAATCGTAAGTCCGGTAAGTTTTTTCAGAACATCAGGCCTGCATTATCTTCTTTTTTTCATCGCCTCGATCCCTGTTTGGTACATTATTTTTGTTTTACTCAGAAATAAAGCACTTTGGAAGCGGATATTAGCACACGCAATTGCATTACCTGCTTTTGTAATCAGCACTCAGCAAATCTATTACCAAATTTCAGAATACTTTGAATGGGGGCATCTCATGGGAAGAGGGCAGGTTTGGGATCTCTATATTCCGGCTTTATTCTACTTTATTCAATTTGGCATTTTTCACGCTTATCAATATTACCGTGAGAATCAACGCAAATTGATATTGGAAGGCGAATTGAGACAGGCTGCATTAAAAAGTGAATTAGCCGCCATAAAGGCACAATTAAATCCACACTTCCTTTACAATGTTTTTAATACCATAAATGCATCCTTACCAGCTGAAAACGAGACCACAAGGGAAATGATTGCGCAATTATCCGATCTGTTCAGGTATCAATTACAAGCCACTCAGCAAGAGTTGGTGCCTTTGCGACAGGAATTAAACTTTGTGAAGAAGTATCTCGATTTGGAAAAAGCGAGATTCAAGGATCGACTCAAAATTGATATCAAAGTGGAAGACGCTTTGATGGATGAACTTATTCCCCCCATGCTGTTACAACCTTTGGTAGAAAATTCTGTTAAACACGGACTTTCGAGTCTAATAGAAGGGGGTACCATCAGTATTTACATCTTCAAGGCAGATGGAAAACTAAAATTTGAAATTTCCGATACCGGGATAGGCATAAAAGACAAAAATCGCGTTTTTGATCGTGGAGTAGGCCTAACCAATACAAAACTGAGATTACAAAAACTATATCAAAGTAAGATCGAACTCTTAGACAATTCGCCACGGGGTCTGAAAATTAAATTCTCCTTATGAAAAAAGTAATTATCGCGGATGATGAGGAGTCTGGACGCAAATTGATAAAGGAATATCTTGAGCAATTCCCCGAGTTGGTCCTTATCGCTGAGGTCAATAATGGGGTAGATGCTATTACAGAGATAAATCGATTTAAACCCGATCTGGTCTTTTTAGACGTGCAGATGCCCGGGAAGACCGGATTTGAAGTATTAGCACATCTGGAAGAAATCCCTCAAATCATATTTTCAACCGCCTATGACCAATACGCGCTCAAGGCTTTTGAAGTACATGCGGTAGATTATTTGCTAAAACCTTATACCAAGGAACGATTTGATATTGCCATAAACCGTCTGGATAGCGGAGAGCGCAAATTAGATGCTTTGGCGGAGAGTGTAATCATGGAAAAAGAAGACTACCCTGAACGTGTTTTGGTACAGCATCAAAAAAAACTGGTAACAATCGCCGTTTCAGAAATCATTAGGATAGAGGCTTATGGAGATTATTCTAAGCTACATACACAAGATGCGATGTATGTAAGTAATTACGGTATTTCCGGGCTGGAAGAAAAATTAAATCCGCAGACTTTTGTGAGAGTGCACCGTTCCTCAATCATAAACCTTAGTATGGTGAAAGAACTGCATAAATATGGAAAAAGCTATGACGTTACCATGCTTAATGGTGATGTTGTTAGAGTTAGCAGAGGATATATGGAGACCATTAAGAAATTGATGTTATAAGAGGTATGCTATGTAGCATAGCGTCAATTACATTTCTACCTCAATTCCCTACCTTTGTCTAAAGTTTCTACAATGAATTTTACAAAAATTCCCCAATTAAAAAATACAGATAGCAAGCAGTTCTTCCTGTTATCAGGTCCCTGTGCCATAGAAGGTGAGGAGATGGCACTTCGTATTGCAGAACACATCGTTACCGTTACTGACAAATTAAAGATCCCCTATATCTTCAAGGGTAGTTTTAAAAAAGCCAACCGGAGTAGGGTAGATTCATTTACAGGGATTGGAGATGAAAAAGCCTTAAAGATCCTGCGAAAAGTCTCTGAAACCTTTGAGGTACCAACCATTACTGATATCCACGAAATTTCCGATGCTGAAATGGCTGCAGAATATGTAGATGTACTGCAAATTCCCGCATTTTTGGTCCGTCAGTCAGATCTGGTTATTGCCGCCGCCCGGACAGGAAAGACCGTTAATCTGAAAAAAGGTCAGTTTATGAGTCCGGAAAGTATGAAACACGCTGTCGCGAAAGTTACGGATTCGGGAAATGAACAAGTGATTATTACAGACAGGGGAACCATGTTCGGTTACCAGGATATGATCGTTGATTTCAGAGGGGTTCCCACGATGAAGCAATACGCCCCGGTGGTTCTTGATGTTACACATTCCCTCCAGCAACCCAACCAGACTTCGGGAGTTACAGGAGGAAGACCGGCCCTAATCGGAACCATGGCCAGGGCTGGGATTGCTGCAGGGGTAGACGGACTGTTTATGGAAACTCATTTTGATCCATCTACAGCCAAGAGTGATGGGGCCAATATGCTGCCCCTGGATAAGTTAGAAGGACTCTTGAATCAATTGACTGTATTAAGGGCTACGATAAATCAGATGAATCTGTAGTGAGATCTATTTGTAGAATTTCTTATCTTTTACTTCACGAGCATTTTCAAGAACATCCCTGAGAATAGCTTCATCGATGTCCTTTAAAGAAATGTAGCGCAGAGATCGCATCATTTTCCGGCCAGCTGTTGTCATATGCTCCAGATGCACGGTGAGATGTGCTGACATCCAAAATCCCAAATCTACGTAGTTCTTGGACTGGTTGAGGTAACAAAAGGGTTTTCCTTCCAGATAGTAAAACGGGATCTTGTATTTAAATTTCAGGGTTACCTCAGGAATAGCATGGACAATAATCGATTGTAAGTGCAGTAGAATGGATCTGTAAGGTTCAGGCTGATCCAGAATGTAGGCAGAAGCAGGGTCCAAACCTCAAAAAGAATTTAGAAGTAGCAGTTTTGATTAATTTCCCGTTCAAAATCAGAATAAATTCTTTGAACGTAGTGTAAAGGGGTTTTCTCCGATATGCGGATGGTCATATTAATAAGATCTAAATCAAAATGAAAACAAGAAAAATTTTCACAACACTCTTCATCAAAACGGGACATTAGAAATTTAGTGATTCGGGGCCTGAGTTTATACTCTAAATCGACGCAGAATTTCCTGAATTCATCATCTATATCGTCAGCAACTATCCAATTAAATTTCACTTGGCCTGTTGGTTAATTAGCCTTTCAATATAAGTATATTTTTAAAAAATATTCCAATTTTAACTTTTAGTTCTTTACCTATTTTTATCACTGATGATAGTTTTTAAGTCGGCACGCCAGCATTGGGCAAACTATAACCTTAGCTTATCCCAGTCTTAGTTTATAAATTGCTACATTAACACTGTATTTAAATAAAAAAGCCGTGAGAAAATTTGTTTTAGCCCATCTATTTATTCTGAATTGTATCTGTATAACCTTTAGCCAGGAACATCAGCATATTGCGGGAGATGCCCTGTCTTATCCCGATATACCGGGCTTTATTACATTAAAAACTGACCTTCACCAACACACTGTCTTTTCAGACGGGGAGGTCTGGCCTTCTATTCGAGTTATGGAGGCTTTGCGCGAAAACCTCGATGTCATCTCCCTTACAGAACACTTGGAATACCAACCTCATAAAGCTGATATCCCCCACCCGGATCGCAATCGTTCCTATCAATTGGCCCGTGAAGAAGCCAAGGATCATAACTTACTGATTATCCCGGGTTCAGAAATTACGCGTAATGCTCCAATTGGCCATAGTAACGCCCTTTTTACCACTGACGCCAATGCATTGTTGGCTGATGATCCCTTAGTACCATTTTCTGAAGCTAAAAAACAAAATGCCTTTGTGTTTTGGAATCACCCAGCCTGGTACAGACAGAGTCCTACGGGGAACCCCATTTTAAGCGACTTCCAATTAGATCGGATTAAAGATGGGCAATTACACGGGATAGAAGTCATTAACGAATATGACTATGCTGAAGAATCATTTGCAATTGCACTGGAACACAACCTAACCATAATGGGTACCAGCGATATTCACGGACTCATAGATTGGCAATATTTGGAAAAGGGTTTTCACAGGCCCATTACTCTGGTTTTTGCAAAAAAAAGAAGCCTGGAAAGTATACGTGAAGCTCTTTTTGCAGGTAACACCATGGCCGTCTATAATGGCTTAATGGTTGGTAAACCACAATTTGTTAATCCTTTGATAAAAGCTTGTTTAAAAGTAAATAAGGTGGCATATATGCCAAATACGAATATTCTGGAAGTTGAATTAGAAAATATTTCCAGTAGTGACTTGCTTTTTGAAAATCAAATGGAGTATACTTTTTATAGTAGTTCTCCTGTTTTTGAAATATCCGCAAAGGAGGTATTTACGTTGAAAATTAAAACCTTAGAAAAGGTATCATCTATTGCTTTAAAATTGAAAGCTCTGGGTGCCTATATCGCTCCAAAGACGCATCCTGTGGTGAGTTGGGACATAGAAGTTGAGTAAATACCTATTCCTTCCCCTCGACATAGTCTTGCAAATAAGCATATCGAGCTGTCAATTTCCCATTAGAAGTCATTCTAGCCCGGTCTAAAATACCCTCCTTGTCTCCATCAAAAAATGCAGGGATCACGTGATCCACAAAGGTATCACCAAAGCCTTCGCTCGCATCTCTGGGTAGTTCTGTCGGTAAATTGTCAACTGCCATCACTGCTATGGCATTCGTATTCATGAATGGAACTTCCTGCTCCGTAACCGGATCATACCCGTAGATAGGATCGGAAATAGTGGAGGCACGCAAGGTAGTGGCCACAGGTCCGTCAATATCGCAGCTCACATCTGCCACCACCTCGATCTTAAAGTTAGGGTCCTTAACATCTTCTCTTGTATAAAGATAAGGAGCTCCATCACCATAAAAATGACCTGCTATGTACAAATTACTCACTTTGGCAAAGCGCATAAAGTTGGATTCGTATACCTCCGGATGGTCATAAAAATCTTGTACCGGGAGTAGTTGCCCGTCTTTTCGTTTATTGTAATCCAAAACATCGAGCTGGCAATAGACCGGAACATCAAATGTCTTTTGCAAATAATCCTCCACACCTACTTCCCGAAGATTCATGCCATCCAGGATTTCTTTGGCGCCACCACCAACCCTTCCCTTACCTGTAAGCAGGATTTTGATCGGAGGTAAGGCTATTGTACCTAATTCCCGGATCAGGTCATCTTTGTCTTTTAGTAATTCAGCCTTTGCAATGTTGAACTTTTTTGATTTCAACCCATATGTCCGTATCCCGTTGTAGGCTCCTACAATACCGGCGTAGCGGCCAAAGGCTACTAAGCGCGTCCCTTTTGCATTAGTGATAATTTCATGGTCGTATAATTCAATTTTCTTAGATAAGATTGCCTGAAGTAATTCTCGATTATAAGGTTGTTTTTTAATAGTATGTGAGAAAAAGAAGTACTTTTTATTGGGAATTAATGCTTCTATAGGCACCTCTTTTACGCCAATCAGCACATCACAGTTTTCCATGGAGTCGGCCACTGTAATTCCGGCCGCTGTGTATTCTTCATCTTTAAAAACACGAACAGTTGAGGGTTCAACTGTAATCTTTGCTTCAGGAAAGGAATTCAGGACCTTTTGGCAGGCCTGTGGAGACAATACTACCCGCATATCTGGGGGATTTTTGCGCTCTCTGATGATTCCGAAATGTGTCATACGGTTTGGTATAGATTTTGTTCAAAATTACACGGATTTAAGGCGGTGCACAAACTTTTTGGTATCTTCGCGATCCATTTTTAAGCAAAAGACGTTCATTGATAAAAAAGATGAGGAACTGAATTCATGCCAAGGCGTGATTCAGTTCGATCAGGTAGCGTATTGGCGCAACCATCTCATTAAAGGGGCCGACTGGTTTTGACAGCGAGACCAATGGCATTGTAAGCATGTCGAGCGCTGGGATACAGCTCGTTAATCTCATATTTCACACTTTTTAAATGGCGAATCTAATTACGCTCTTGCCGCTTAATCTGAATTATAGTAGGATTTAGCCTCGTCCCTGCAAGGCAGGGAAGCGAGATGTCCCGGGATAGCCCTTGTTGATGGCGATCCATTTCGGGGCACCATAAAAATCAACATAAAGCCCTTTTTGCTTTATTAAGGGTTAAAAGATAACAAAGCTAAGTGCGCATTAGGCGGTTTTTGGTCAGATGTGCAACGAAAAATAAACAAAGACTAAGCATGTAGAAAGCAGTGATATTGCTTGTTTGGACGGGAGTTCGATTCTCCCCGGCTCCACGATCAAATACCAAACCCGCAGCACTAAGCTGTGGGTTTTTTATTTTCAGAAGCTATCAGAACTTGTTCTGGAATGGCGGATGGGAATAAAAAATAAAACAGGCAGAGCCTCGCTGGTTTTGGATTTGCAGGACTGAATCTCAGGTGAACACCGACCCCGACAGAGATCAAGGGAGGTAATCTCCCCGGCTCCACGATCAAATACCAAACCCGCAGCACTAAGCTGTGGGTTTTTTATTTTCAGAAGCCATCAGAACTTGTTCTGGAATGGCGGATGGGAATAAAAAATAAAACAGGCAGAGCCTCGCTGGTTTTGGATTTGCAGCTCTAAGCTGTGGGTTTGTTATTTTCAGAAGCTAT
This DNA window, taken from Muriicola soli, encodes the following:
- the typA gene encoding translational GTPase TypA, which codes for MSTTKNIAIIAHVDHGKTTLVDKILHYCQLFRENEKTGDLILDNNDLERERGITIVSKNVSVTYKDTKINIIDTPGHADFGGEVERVLNMADGVLLLVDAFEGPMPQTRFVLQKALNLGLKPCVVINKVDKENCTPEEVHEKVFDLMYELGAEEWQLDFPVVYGSAKHNWMSEDWKKPTDSIEPLLEMVLEHIPSFKPEQGNTQMLITSLDYSSFTGRIAIGRLQRGSLKEGQSIVLVKRDGSKVKSKIKELYTFEGLGKIKVQEVATGDICALVGLEGFDIGDTVADVEDPQGLKTIAIDEPTMSMLFTINDSPFFGQDGKFVTSRHIKERLEKELEKNLALRVEETDSADKFMVFGRGVLHLSVLIETMRREGYEVQIGQPQVIIREFDGVKCEPVEQLTIDLPESVSGKAVEMVSIRKGEMIGMEAKGERMVCEFLIPSRGIIGLRNQLLTATAGEAIMTHRFMEYQPMKGDIPQRQNGSLVSMENGKAIPYSIDKLQERGRFFIDPGEDIYEGQVIGENSRGDDMTINVTKTKKLSNVRSAGADDKAKIVPAIKFSLEEALEYIQKDEYVEVTPKHIRLRKIFLKEVDRKRNKIN
- a CDS encoding TonB-dependent receptor domain-containing protein, yielding MRLFVFILLFLTSFVQYGQTISGRVQSQDKEFLAFAAVTLNRVQDSSLVKAVITNEDGTFLISNISKNEYLLNISNMGYKDYQQKILFDGTSLNLGTLVLEFSAENLDEVTVVAEKPMVQVMADKTVFNVQNTINATGTSAFELLRKAPGVIVDNNGGIIVEGKTGVQIFIDNKISLLQGEDLINYLESLQATDIEAIEIITQPSSKYDAAGNAGIINIKLVKDKSLGTNGTVTAGVTVGDFGRYNSSVNFNSRGKKGNFYGTYSNRFGKSTNFLNLLREQSGTSFGARTNSIYDQNSNNVKLGYDLYATKKSTFGAIFDGNFNNGYGINNSRTPIRSVGAMQNDSVLIANNRTSNLSYNINGNLNYRYADTLGVSLNVDLDYGKYNSDRNAFQPNVYFNGNETQVIRELITRQETPIDIDIVTFKTDYEQNLLNGVLALGFKLSYIKTNNIFNFFNIENGQDIFDTTQSNQFDYEERINAAYFNYNKKWDKWNLQMGLRMENTISDGNLESAQVNQDSRVKRNYTNFFPSGGLTYQASPKNQFAFTYSKRIQRPNYASLNPFEFKIDELSSRLGNPFLQPQYTDNLKLSHTYNYRLTTSISYSYISDFFAQVTVADGASRNFLTTLNVADQEIVNFGISYPKNIKDWWNVYFSLNAYISNYKANSPEFLPVKQETLSFYIQNTFSLPKGLRMEVSGWYSSPSVWGGTYQTASLGSLNLAFQKKFFQDRLTGRLSFNDILYTIPWRGTTQFGDLFIDGSGGSDSRQVAFSLTYDFGRKEIKKARSRKTGLEDEKGRIQD
- a CDS encoding sensor histidine kinase, whose product is MNNKIQSKEIVGVFLFYFLFAFLYHITLKYNGYGFTQEAFEQIVSPVSFFRTSGLHYLLFFIASIPVWYIIFVLLRNKALWKRILAHAIALPAFVISTQQIYYQISEYFEWGHLMGRGQVWDLYIPALFYFIQFGIFHAYQYYRENQRKLILEGELRQAALKSELAAIKAQLNPHFLYNVFNTINASLPAENETTREMIAQLSDLFRYQLQATQQELVPLRQELNFVKKYLDLEKARFKDRLKIDIKVEDALMDELIPPMLLQPLVENSVKHGLSSLIEGGTISIYIFKADGKLKFEISDTGIGIKDKNRVFDRGVGLTNTKLRLQKLYQSKIELLDNSPRGLKIKFSL
- a CDS encoding LytR/AlgR family response regulator transcription factor; translation: MKKVIIADDEESGRKLIKEYLEQFPELVLIAEVNNGVDAITEINRFKPDLVFLDVQMPGKTGFEVLAHLEEIPQIIFSTAYDQYALKAFEVHAVDYLLKPYTKERFDIAINRLDSGERKLDALAESVIMEKEDYPERVLVQHQKKLVTIAVSEIIRIEAYGDYSKLHTQDAMYVSNYGISGLEEKLNPQTFVRVHRSSIINLSMVKELHKYGKSYDVTMLNGDVVRVSRGYMETIKKLML
- the kdsA gene encoding 3-deoxy-8-phosphooctulonate synthase, with product MNFTKIPQLKNTDSKQFFLLSGPCAIEGEEMALRIAEHIVTVTDKLKIPYIFKGSFKKANRSRVDSFTGIGDEKALKILRKVSETFEVPTITDIHEISDAEMAAEYVDVLQIPAFLVRQSDLVIAAARTGKTVNLKKGQFMSPESMKHAVAKVTDSGNEQVIITDRGTMFGYQDMIVDFRGVPTMKQYAPVVLDVTHSLQQPNQTSGVTGGRPALIGTMARAGIAAGVDGLFMETHFDPSTAKSDGANMLPLDKLEGLLNQLTVLRATINQMNL
- a CDS encoding DUF1801 domain-containing protein, encoding MDPASAYILDQPEPYRSILLHLQSIIVHAIPEVTLKFKYKIPFYYLEGKPFCYLNQSKNYVDLGFWMSAHLTVHLEHMTTAGRKMMRSLRYISLKDIDEAILRDVLENAREVKDKKFYK
- a CDS encoding Sb-PDE family phosphodiesterase → MRKFVLAHLFILNCICITFSQEHQHIAGDALSYPDIPGFITLKTDLHQHTVFSDGEVWPSIRVMEALRENLDVISLTEHLEYQPHKADIPHPDRNRSYQLAREEAKDHNLLIIPGSEITRNAPIGHSNALFTTDANALLADDPLVPFSEAKKQNAFVFWNHPAWYRQSPTGNPILSDFQLDRIKDGQLHGIEVINEYDYAEESFAIALEHNLTIMGTSDIHGLIDWQYLEKGFHRPITLVFAKKRSLESIREALFAGNTMAVYNGLMVGKPQFVNPLIKACLKVNKVAYMPNTNILEVELENISSSDLLFENQMEYTFYSSSPVFEISAKEVFTLKIKTLEKVSSIALKLKALGAYIAPKTHPVVSWDIEVE
- a CDS encoding NAD(P)-dependent oxidoreductase — translated: MTHFGIIRERKNPPDMRVVLSPQACQKVLNSFPEAKITVEPSTVRVFKDEEYTAAGITVADSMENCDVLIGVKEVPIEALIPNKKYFFFSHTIKKQPYNRELLQAILSKKIELYDHEIITNAKGTRLVAFGRYAGIVGAYNGIRTYGLKSKKFNIAKAELLKDKDDLIRELGTIALPPIKILLTGKGRVGGGAKEILDGMNLREVGVEDYLQKTFDVPVYCQLDVLDYNKRKDGQLLPVQDFYDHPEVYESNFMRFAKVSNLYIAGHFYGDGAPYLYTREDVKDPNFKIEVVADVSCDIDGPVATTLRASTISDPIYGYDPVTEQEVPFMNTNAIAVMAVDNLPTELPRDASEGFGDTFVDHVIPAFFDGDKEGILDRARMTSNGKLTARYAYLQDYVEGKE